The nucleotide sequence GTCTCGATGGCCGGCAGACGGCGGACGATGGCATTGCGGCGGGCCATCGCCTGGACACCGACGGCCAGGGTGATCGTCAACACCGCAGGCAGCCCTTCGGGAATGGCGGCGACAAAGATGCCAACGACGGCCATGAAAAGTTCGTCGAAAGGATGGTCGAGAAGGCTATGGCCGACGGCGAGGATCAGGGCGGACACGATGAGAATGAAGAGCGTCAGCACCTTGGCGAAACGGGCCATCTGCAGGACCAGCGGCGTATTGAGGGTCTGCACTTCCGAGAGCAGGCTGCTGATACGCCCGATCTCGGTCCGGCCGCCGGTGGCGATAACGACGCCGGTGCCCTGGCCGCGGGTGACCGTCGTGCCGCTGTAGGCCATGCAGATACGGTCGCCGAGCGGGGCAGAGGCGTCGACGCGCTCAGGCCGTTTTTCCACCGGGACCGATTCTCCGGTGAGAATAGCCTCCTGGATCTGGAGGCTGATGGCCTTGAGCAGCCGCAGGTCGGCCGGCACCTTGTCTCCGGCCCCGAGGATGACGATGTCGCCGGGAACCAGCGTTTCGCCTGCGACGGTGCTGCGCCGGCCGCTGCGTACGACGGAGGAGTGCAGCGCGAGCATGTGGCGGATCGCCTCGAGCGCTTTTTCGGCTTTGCCCTCCTGTAAAAAGCCGATCAGGGCGTTGATGAGAACGACGGCGAGGATGACTGCGGTATCGACGAGGTGTCCGAGCAGTGCCGTGATGAAGGCGGCGCCGAGCAGAACGTAGATGAGGATGTTATGAAACTGTGCCAGGAAACGCAGCAGCGGATGGGGTTTCGGCGGTTCGGGTAGCCGGTTGGGGCCGTACGTCTCAAGTCGTGCGGCCGCTTCATCCTCACTGAGGCCGTCGGGTGAGGTTTCCAGCGCTTCCAGTACTTTGTCGGCCTCTTCGGCATGCCAGTTCGGTACGTTTTCCATAGCGTTCCTCCTGAGAGTGCACGGGGATAAACGATTGTAGCAAAAAATGAGAAGAGTGCGGTGAGGTGGGGATGCCGCCCGGACGGCGGTGCGGCGTGTAGATCAGTGCTGGGCCAGAACGGTGTCGAACATCGTGTAGGCTTTGCGCAGCCAGACTTTGGTGCGCTGGCGCTCCATCAGGTTCAGGTGGACCGTGCCGTTCTCTTTGGCGTTGGCGGCGGCCCAGAAGCTGAAAGTGTTTTTGTCGATCTTCTGCATCGTCGGGGCGTGCAGGGCTGGCAGGACGACCTCTTTGAGCGTTCCGTTCGCCGAACTCGTAACGGATGCGATGACATCATCCACTTCGGAGAAGTCGCTGCCGCGCCCCTCGTTCTTGACGACGGCGCAGGTCATGACGACGCTGTACTTGGGCAGGAACTTCTTGAGAAGCTGTACGGAATCCTTGCCGCCGTCGACGAGGTACCAGTAGACGATCTCGATCCCCGTCTCTTCACACATGCCGAGAACGTCGTTCTCCTCGATCCAGCGGTCGAGGAAGCGCTCGGACTGCGCGGGCAGGTCGACCAGGACGTTGGTATCCTGTTCCAGTGCAAGCTCCATGATCTTGTCCGTGCTTTCGAAGCGGTCAAGGTTGATCGCATCGGTGAACTGTTCGTAGAAACGGGTGAGCGATGCGTGGGAACGGTCTGCGTCCAGGCCGACGAACGGAACGTCGTTGTCGATAAAATACTGCGAAAGCAGACGCGCGAAGACGGACTTCCCGACACCGCCTTTTTCCCCGCCGATAAAGTGAATCATACTCATGGGGTCTCTCTCCAATTCAAAAAATATATGCGTGGCATAATATGCGCGTATAGTAGCCATGACGATCTAAAGACGGGCTGTAAAACAGCGGCCGGTGCGGAAAGTTTCTGAAGAATTACAGGATGCTCTTCGTTAGAAAAAAGCCGCCTGAAGCCGTTACATTGAACGGATTGGGCACTTTCAGTAGATTCCGGGGAACAGGCGATAGCGCACACGTCCTGCATAATCAGCGTACCCCGGCAGCTCCGCTTGAAGCGTTCTGTCCTCGAGTGCGGTTCTGACTACGGAAATAACCAGTGCCGCGACGGCAGGGAGAAGAGTCCACAGGGAGTCCAGGGCGATGATGATCCCGGCAAGGGCCAGAAGGTTGCCCGCATAGCCCGGGTGGCGTACGACCCGGTAAGGGCCGCTGTCGCAGACCGTATGCCCCCGGTCTGTCTGGATACGTACCGTCGTGGAGAAAAAACGGTTCTCGACGATGGCCCAGGCGGCGAAGGCATACCCAACCGCGATGATAATGAGACCTAGCATGTTGAGCCATACCGGCATCAGCGGCGTCCACTCGTAGCGGTGGTCGAGCCCTGCGACGATGACAAGGGGAAACGAGAGACTCAGGGCCATCAGCGGTGCAAGAATTTTGTCCCACGATTTCGCACTCTTGGCCTTGTCCATACTGGCCCGCTCTGCGAGAATCCCCGGATGCCGCTTTTCAGCAAAGTAACGCCCGCCGATACCGGCCAGAAACAGCAGCACGGAATAGACCCAGCCCTGCCACCAGCCCAAATCGCCCCCGCAGAGCAGCAGGACCAGCGGGATGATGAGGTAGAGGAGGGTCACGTTAAGCCACAGGCGGGGTCCTGCAGTTCGGATTATAGGTGGGTCAACAGATTTCGAGTGCATTTTTTTGCTCTGAAAGGAGTCTGGATGTCAACGGCTTGTCAATGCCAAAAGGGAGCTTGTGTTGCGATCGAGATGCGTTCATGCCCGCTCCGAGTCTGCTGCAACCACCCGGTTGCGTCCCGCCTGTTTTGCATGGTACATATAGGCGTCTGCGCGTTGCAGCAGCTGTTCGAAGTTCCGGCCTTCATCGGGATACACCGCAACACCGATACTGGCGGACAGCTCGATTTCCTTCAGCTCGTAGTGACAGGGTGCCGCTTCGACTGCTGCGCGTATGGTTTCCGCTACCGTCACTGCCCCTGCAACATCATTGACCTGCAGCAGCAGGCAGAACTCCTCCCCGCCGGTACGAAAGGCCCAGTCGCTTTTACGCACATTTTTGAGAAGCAGGTCCGCGGCGTGCTTTAGAACGGCATCACCTGCATCATGGCCCCAGCGGTCATTGATCTGCTTGAAATGGTCAAGGTCGACGACAATGACGGCCAGAACCTGCGCCTGCCTGTCCGCAATCTTCGAGAGGTGTGCGAAGGCCGGTTCCATCTGCCGCCGGTTCTGCAGGCCCGTCAGTTCATCCGTGGTCGCCATCAGCTGCAGCGCTTCGACACTGCGCTGCCGGTAAAGCTCGTACATGTGCGCTATGACCCAGATAATACTCATGCATATCACGACATCAGTCAGTATCAGAATGTTGTGCCCCTGGCTCAGGTCACCTGCCTTGGAGAGGTACGCCGCCAGTGCCATAGCACTCCCTGCCAACGTGACGGCAAAACCAAGCCTGAGTCCGAGAAGCGCGTATGTGAGTATGGGAAAGATAAACGTCCAGACGAAGACGTTGTTGGGCGTATCAGGATGAAACATGGCCGTTAAAATGATGCCTACGGCGGGAATGACAAACGCAACGGCCAGCCAACGCGAGTAATCCGACCGCCAGACAAAATAGAGCAGTATGGCGGTATAGACGGCAAAGCCGCCTTCCAAAAAGACCATAAGGCCTAGGCCGAAACGCGCTTCGGCGACGGTATGCCAGGTGAGCATGAGGAGCATAAACAGCATCAGACCGACAAGGACGGGCCGTCTGAAATCCATACTTTCGATAGCCTGCAGTTCAAAGGCTTTTGTGGCGGATTTATGCTGCATCTTGCTCTTCTCCTTTGGTTTGAAACTGTGAGGGGTCAGAAACAATTGAACGCTTCCGACTAACGACTAAGGTCTGTGTTTCTCAACCCAACAATCATACTGAGACAAATGACTCAAGGTGCGGTCGTTGTCCACGCTACATTGGCCCTTGCTCTCGTTCCCTTCACGCGTATGAGAATGTTGCCGTTAATATCAGCATCATGCGGATTGAACTCCGCATCATTAATCGTATTGGGGTTGTCGCTCTCTTCCCACACCGTGGAGTACTTGACCCAAACTTCCATCGCGCCGTATGTTTTATCCGAGACGGCAAAATAATATGTCGCGCCGGGTGTCAGTCCCGTTACCTGATAGTAACTATACCCGTCAGAATCATAAGTGTCCCCCTGACCGACCTGTACCGCAAAACTTTTGGTTTGGTTGTCTATCAATACCGGATCGGTCAGATTCCCTTCATTGACAGGAGGATCGATCAGGTTCATGATAAAAGTCCCATCGGTGATATCGACATTCACGCCTAATGTTCCATTTTCATCCGCTGTGCCAACGCGATCATTCGCCCCTTCGACATCGACCCAATTGCCATAACTGTTATAGTTTTCAACCGTCACCTCATAGCGCTTGAATGGTTCAAGTCCCACTACCCTATAATAACCTTCAGTGAATGTCCCAGGCCAGCCTCCATTATAGGGCAGATCTGCATAGTTTAATATTTTAGGTGACTCCGGGCTTCCATCATAGATACCGGTATAATCTTCCACGCTCAACATACTCAAGGTGTATTCCGTAATAGCCGCGCCGAAAACGGGTTCAACAAGTATGAATATCTCCCCGTTTGTATTGGCCGGAACTTCACACTCACTTATACCCTTTCCTTCGTCAAGAACCGGGCATTCATCTCCGGCCTCATAATCACCGAATCCATTGTCATAATAGATTTTCAAGGTTGCCCTCAGATCGGGGCTATCCACTCTTACTTTATAGTGCTGACCCGGATTGAGAGCGTGGACATACAGTGTGTCTCCATCGATAAAAGTATATGTCTCATTTTCATAGGTTGCGTACATATTGCTGCGTGATTGAAACGGGAGCTGTTCGGTAATATCGAGCGGTGCGTCAATCGTGTGCATGTTTTGCTCAATCTGCAACATGTCTATGGTGATTTGCGATCCGGTTTCTCCCCCCTCGATACCGAAATAGACATATCCATTCTCATCTGTACCCCCTATGCAACTATGGGCACTATCGGTCTGTTGCCCTACAATACACTGTGAAATCAGATAGTCATCTGTTGCATAAAGAGAAACATGCGCCGCACCTCCTACGGATCGTGCCAGTACGGTGACATGCTCTGACGGTCTCAGTTTTACCTTATAGTATTTATTTTCCGCACTGGCGTCAGTGACGATCGTTGAGGCGTCCGATAGGACGATGGGAGAGATGCCTCCGTCTGTATTGAGAGGGTCATCCCCTGAAGACGATGACGTGCCTCCTGAACTTCCTCCTCCACATCCTGCCATCAGGAACATTGATAGACTGAGTGCCGCAAGTTTTAATTTCATTTTTGTCCTTTGTTGTTTTGAATTTTTACTGTTAGGGATAACGTCTGAAATGAGCAATCAAAAATTTGTCCGCGGTTTTTTCGACCGGGCCCCTTGTTGGTAACCGGTTGGGATGCGCTTACTCCTTGTGCTATAGTCGCCATTATCAAGGTTGATTTTCATAGAGCATTGCAAGCCATTCAGATGTTTCTTTTATCTGATCTTTATAAAAAGATTTGTTCAGCATTCCTGACGGTTTTGCATACTGGTACTCACGCTTGTACCGTTCCAGCGCTTCTTCCCTGTTCTTGATATATCTCGGTAGAAACATCGCATACATCTGATCGACCGGCAGCATCTTTTGGCATGTCTGCGTGTTCGCACCTTTTTTCCATATATTGGCAATATTATCTTCAAGAGCATTCACATCATTGAGGTCATAGTAGTAAAAATGTTTTCCCATATGATCCTCATTCATCTTCGCTTGCTTGATCAGGGTTTCATTATTGGCATATTTGTTGCGCGCATTTTTCCTAAAACTGCTACCCATCTCTATCCAGTCTGATTCGTTATGCTCTTGTGAAAGAAAATACTCAATACAGTTCAGCGCCAGATCTTTTTTGACATCGGCTTCAAAGATGTCATACATCCCGTTGGCTTCGATAAACTTCCGGCTGTTTAGCTCGAGTTCCCGGTTGTAAAAAATAATTCTTGAATCATTGTAATCATTTGTCGAATAGTGATGGGCAAAAGAAGCATTATAGGAACTATGACTCTGTTGAGCCAGGGTATAAAAGACCGATGTATAGATGATGAGATAGCCTGCCATCACAAGAAAAAGCAGTGTTCCGATTGTTCTTAGGATCTTCTGGCCTGCATAGCCTATGCCCGTCGTTTCTGCTGCAGCATGCTTTATTGCACTATTGTCAACGACGACACTACCCACGATCAGATCGTGTATCATCTGCCTTTTTTGTGTAAAAACCATAATGAGGGGAGGAAGAAAAAAGAGGAATTGGGGTAATTGCTGAATGGTGGGGGAAGGGATGAGTATCATCTGATGTTGAAAACTTCTAATCAGAACATAGAGTACAAAAGGGATGATGCTGATAATCAACCTGTATGAAGCCAATTTAAAAGAGAGGGGCTCCAGATCATTGCCAAGCACCTCTATGCCAAAGATCTTGCCGCCTATAGTGGCTTTCCATCTGACGACCATGACAGTGTTGTAGACCCACCATACGACAGGAAGGATCAATAGACTTTGCATGTCTATCACCCTGGGGAGAATATTCAACACAAGTGAAATGATGAATAAATCTGCGACTGTAGCCAGAAGCCTCGAAAAAAATCCTGCATAAATTATCTCTTTATCCGTAGGTACCATTCAAACATTTCTTTCTAATTTTTTTATTATCTTAGCGCTGAAAAAGAAGATTATCGCTTAATCATATAAAAAAACCATCTTAGTGTTATATGAAATCCAGGGCAATGTGATAGAAAAACAATGTGTTCAGCTAAGGGATTTTTGGCGGAAAGCATTGCTAAACAACGGTATTTTGAAAGTCCTGGGGTGGCTGATGAGCTCTTTGATGTGTACACTGTTATTATTGAAGCGTTGTCATTCCGGGTGTTCACCAGCAGAACTAAACTCTTCGCTATGACTTGATTTCTGAAGTATCTGTTGGTCTTTCTGCTGCATTGAAGACAATGCATTTTTGGGTGATGCGGTCAAGGCATGACCCCCTCGATGTTGAAGGTCTAAAATACCCGTCCTGTGATGAAAAGGCAGATGACGTGCTTTACTTCCCTCTGCTTTCAAATCTCATGAGAGTGTCGCTGAGGTATTTCCGTATCTCTTTTAACGACTCATGCACCTGGACATATTTTTCTCTTATTTCCGGTTCATCAAAATAAAAATCGTCGCGATCGTAGGTCCCGATCTGCTTGAGGTTTTCAAAAGCCATATCGATGTGCTGAATGCGCTGTTCGATGCTTCTGATCAGTATCTTTTGATGATGTTGTGACATTTGATTTCCTTGTTTAGGTTGACTCGTTTAGGCTGTTCGACTGCATATTCGGCATGATAATTCTTCAGCGCTATAGAGTCTATATGCATGATCCGCTCTTTTGCTTTTACGCATCTCTTTTCGTCATAGAACACGTAAAATGAGTAACCGGGAAACCATTATATCAGGCCCTGAAGTTTCAAACTCGCTTTTGCCAGTTTGACGCGCTCCTTGGCATCAGAGGGTTTTTTGATGTCAATATTCAGGGCAAACACGTAAATGTACCCTTTTTTCTCCAGCCATCCCACCAGCCAGCCGACGCCGTTGTCCGGAGCGTTCTGCCAGCCGGTTTTACCGTAGAGCTTCCAGTCTGCCCCCTCTTCGAGGAAGAGGATCCCCCGTACGCTTTTTTGCACCTGTTTCGGAAGCGGCAGCCTGTCCTGAACGAGCGCAGACAGGAATTTTACCTGTTCGAGTGCGCTGATCTTTAGCGGTCCGTCGAGCCAGAACCTGTCAACAACTTTTCCCGTCTCCGCGTTGCCGTAATGGAGTTTGACGAGGCCGGCACGCATACGTTCCAGACCGATGCGCCGTGCAAGTTCCTGGTAGATCGGTACGTTGGAGATGGCGATGGCCCTGCGCAACCCCATATCATGTCCCCACTCCGGAATAAAAGGCTTGGCAGGGCCTTTGTAGGGCAGGGGCTCATCCACGCTTTTGACGACACCCGACGAGAGCCCGATGAGCGTATTGGCAATTTTAAAAGTCGATGCGGGGATATGGCGTGTTTCAGTACGGGTTTGGTTGTATCCAATGTACGCATTCCCAGTCATATCGTAGAGTATGAACGTCCCGTCGACATTCGCATTGTGAAAGAGCCCGGCGATCTTGGCATTTTCTTCCCAGCCGAAACCTAGCGCAGGAAAGAGGAGAAGGGCTGCCATGATGAGCCTGTAACTTTTTCTGCCTACAGGGTTCGTTCGCATTGGACCGCCCGCGGGTTTTTGATTGGTCTCCTCTGATTTGTTATCTTTCATAAACATGCCCCAACTGATTTTCCAGATAATGATGTAAATCACTATTGTAAGTGAGGACCAATTCACCCCCATAGCCAGAATGTTCGGTATACGCTATTACCAGTGCTTTTCTTGTGGAAAGTTTTCCTTCACCAACAAAATGTCTATTTTCTTCTGTGAGGCCATTGATGTTTTTAAAAGAAATGCTGTTTTTCGCTAGCAATTTGTATGCAACGAGTCGATCATCAAGTATATTGATTTTATAAATCACCAAGAAACAACATAAGAGATAGAATAGACCTCCAATCAAAAAGACTATTCCCGCAATCATTTGAACCTGAAACATGGATACACTAATGAGTGACAGTATCGTGGAGACAAGAAAATGTAAAGCTATCTCAAATTGGTAAAATGTTTTCATGTCTAGAGTCTATTCCTTTGCCTGATAACGTTTGAAATGGGCAATCAAAAAGCCGCCCGCGGGATGCATATGGGTGTGCAGGGTCCTGTTATTTTGTACTGGCCGCCGCTTGCTTCGTGCCAGGGATGAGCACTCAAGGACGGATCTTCATGCAGAGGCCTTCTCAAACCTGACCTTGCGCCGGTAGAGGTACCTGCCTATCGCGAAAGCGAAGATGGAAAAGAGCCCCAGCGCCAATGGCCCTCCAAAGTTAAAGCCCCCATCGATCATCGCCCGGTGTGGTTTTTTCGGATCATACAGAACTGTGACATGGTCTCCAATATGCCATGAGGGATGCCGACTGTATGTTGTGCCGTTAAAACGAACTGCACCATGCGCATCAGTATGAAACGATACGACCGGCGCATAAGTCCGTTCGCCTTTGTCAAAAGCACTCTGCTGTGCGACAATCGTTCCGTCTGTTCTGACGGAAACATCGACCAGTGAGTTGATGTCTTGCAGCCAATAGAGTGAAACGACCAGGGTGACCGCGCCGATAACATGCATCCAGATATAGGCATCTTTTGAGGCGGTCTCATCATAGGTGGCATTTTCCCTGATGAGATCATTTGTCTCACGGGATGGGAATATCTTCCATTTTTTACGTTGATAGCTTTCGACGGCATGATTGGAATTGTTTTGCGTCGGTAGCGGATTTAATTTACGTAGAATGACAACACCGGCAGGTATCAGGATAACGGGGACGAGCAACAGGATGACATCAAATGCCGTCGCAAGATAGATAGTGGAAAACAGCAGCCCCATCACACTGATGACCGAGGAGATAATGGGCCTTGCCATCTGCTTGAGACGCGCTTGGCTATGGTCGTTTCCGATAACAAGGACATCGACATCTTGACCGAT is from Sulfurimonas sp. HSL-1656 and encodes:
- a CDS encoding RDD family protein: MVPTDKEIIYAGFFSRLLATVADLFIISLVLNILPRVIDMQSLLILPVVWWVYNTVMVVRWKATIGGKIFGIEVLGNDLEPLSFKLASYRLIISIIPFVLYVLIRSFQHQMILIPSPTIQQLPQFLFFLPPLIMVFTQKRQMIHDLIVGSVVVDNSAIKHAAAETTGIGYAGQKILRTIGTLLFLVMAGYLIIYTSVFYTLAQQSHSSYNASFAHHYSTNDYNDSRIIFYNRELELNSRKFIEANGMYDIFEADVKKDLALNCIEYFLSQEHNESDWIEMGSSFRKNARNKYANNETLIKQAKMNEDHMGKHFYYYDLNDVNALEDNIANIWKKGANTQTCQKMLPVDQMYAMFLPRYIKNREEALERYKREYQYAKPSGMLNKSFYKDQIKETSEWLAMLYENQP
- a CDS encoding GGDEF domain-containing protein — translated: MQHKSATKAFELQAIESMDFRRPVLVGLMLFMLLMLTWHTVAEARFGLGLMVFLEGGFAVYTAILLYFVWRSDYSRWLAVAFVIPAVGIILTAMFHPDTPNNVFVWTFIFPILTYALLGLRLGFAVTLAGSAMALAAYLSKAGDLSQGHNILILTDVVICMSIIWVIAHMYELYRQRSVEALQLMATTDELTGLQNRRQMEPAFAHLSKIADRQAQVLAVIVVDLDHFKQINDRWGHDAGDAVLKHAADLLLKNVRKSDWAFRTGGEEFCLLLQVNDVAGAVTVAETIRAAVEAAPCHYELKEIELSASIGVAVYPDEGRNFEQLLQRADAYMYHAKQAGRNRVVAADSERA
- a CDS encoding isoprenylcysteine carboxylmethyltransferase family protein, with product MTLLYLIIPLVLLLCGGDLGWWQGWVYSVLLFLAGIGGRYFAEKRHPGILAERASMDKAKSAKSWDKILAPLMALSLSFPLVIVAGLDHRYEWTPLMPVWLNMLGLIIIAVGYAFAAWAIVENRFFSTTVRIQTDRGHTVCDSGPYRVVRHPGYAGNLLALAGIIIALDSLWTLLPAVAALVISVVRTALEDRTLQAELPGYADYAGRVRYRLFPGIY
- a CDS encoding DUF3592 domain-containing protein: MIIFYLIGLAMLIIGIYLWTDTYAFRAKAATIKGEIFGYNREEHNRGYVYYPIVKYHHGGEEYSFQSALGRNSREYMIGQDVDVLVIGNDHSQARLKQMARPIISSVISVMGLLFSTIYLATAFDVILLLVPVILIPAGVVILRKLNPLPTQNNSNHAVESYQRKKWKIFPSRETNDLIRENATYDETASKDAYIWMHVIGAVTLVVSLYWLQDINSLVDVSVRTDGTIVAQQSAFDKGERTYAPVVSFHTDAHGAVRFNGTTYSRHPSWHIGDHVTVLYDPKKPHRAMIDGGFNFGGPLALGLFSIFAFAIGRYLYRRKVRFEKASA
- the blaOXA gene encoding class D beta-lactamase, with amino-acid sequence MAALLLFPALGFGWEENAKIAGLFHNANVDGTFILYDMTGNAYIGYNQTRTETRHIPASTFKIANTLIGLSSGVVKSVDEPLPYKGPAKPFIPEWGHDMGLRRAIAISNVPIYQELARRIGLERMRAGLVKLHYGNAETGKVVDRFWLDGPLKISALEQVKFLSALVQDRLPLPKQVQKSVRGILFLEEGADWKLYGKTGWQNAPDNGVGWLVGWLEKKGYIYVFALNIDIKKPSDAKERVKLAKASLKLQGLI